Proteins from a single region of Anaerolineales bacterium:
- a CDS encoding SDR family oxidoreductase — MRFEGRVVVVTGASKGIGRATAVRFGREGARVALLDVDAEGSRAVLDEVETAGGQAIFLQADVSLEDDVRRAVEQVLQAWGRLDVLVNNAGIYVQGNAAETPSEAWQRVLATNLTGPFLTIKYAIPAMERTGGGAIINVSSEAGLVGILGQVAYNVSKGGVVALTRSCAVDLAGRGIRVNCVCPGTTDTPLVQAAVSRAPDPAAARRRLEQARPLNRLGTSEEIAAAILFLASDEAAYATGSILSVDGGYTAQ, encoded by the coding sequence ATGCGTTTCGAGGGACGAGTGGTTGTCGTCACCGGAGCGTCGAAGGGCATCGGGCGCGCCACGGCGGTCCGTTTCGGCCGGGAGGGGGCCCGGGTTGCCCTGCTTGACGTGGATGCCGAGGGGAGCCGAGCGGTCCTCGACGAGGTGGAGACGGCTGGCGGACAGGCCATCTTCCTCCAGGCCGACGTCAGCCTCGAAGACGATGTGAGGCGCGCCGTCGAACAGGTCTTGCAGGCCTGGGGCCGTCTGGACGTGCTGGTAAACAACGCCGGAATCTATGTGCAGGGGAACGCGGCCGAGACACCGTCCGAAGCGTGGCAACGCGTCCTGGCGACGAATCTCACCGGTCCCTTCCTGACAATCAAGTACGCTATCCCGGCCATGGAGCGAACGGGCGGGGGGGCCATCATCAACGTGTCGTCGGAGGCCGGCCTGGTGGGCATCTTGGGTCAGGTCGCCTACAATGTCTCCAAGGGAGGAGTAGTGGCCCTGACCCGCAGCTGTGCGGTGGACCTGGCGGGGCGCGGGATCCGGGTCAACTGCGTCTGCCCCGGCACGACCGACACACCGCTCGTCCAGGCGGCCGTCAGCCGCGCCCCGGATCCGGCGGCAGCCCGCCGCCGTCTCGAGCAAGCCCGGCCTCTGAACCGCCTCGGCACGTCGGAGGAGATCGCGGCGGCGATCCTCTTCCTGGCCAGCGACGAGGCGGCGTACGCCACCGGCTCGATCCTGAGCGTCGACGGCGGCTACACGGCGCAATAG